The following DNA comes from Octopus sinensis unplaced genomic scaffold, ASM634580v1 Contig16887, whole genome shotgun sequence.
ATGGTCTTGTTCAGACtggtgcctcagaggggaactttctaggtgaaatcctATGGTCATTCTTGACTGAAAGGGGCCCTTAgcctttaccctatgtacatgtggatggatggaagcactccgtcggttccgacgacgagggttccggttgatccgatcaatgggaacagcctgctcgtgaaattaacgtgtaagtggctgagcactccacagacacgtgtacccttaacgtagttctcggggatattcagcgtgacgcagagagtgacaaggccggccctttgaaatacaggtacaacagaaacaggaagaaagagtgagagaaagttgtggtgaaagagtacagcagggatcaccaccatcccctgccggagcctcgtggagcttttaggtgttttcgctcaataaacactcacaacgcccgatctgggaatcgaaaccgcgatcctacgaccgcgagtctgctgccctaaccactgggccattgcgcctcctatgtacatataatggtgtggagaggggaggctggtatgggGCAATGGCTGGTCAACCTTGCTCAGACtggtgcctcagaggggaacttacTAGGTGAAATCCTATGGTCATTCTTGACTGAAAGGGGCCCTTAGCCTTTAGATCTTTGTACATATAacggtgtggagaggggaggctggtgtgcatgtGACACTGatgctcttccataaacaaccttgcctggactaaTACTTTGGAatggaactttctaggtgcaatcgtatggtcactcatgactgaagggagtctttaTCCCAATATTTTTCAGGAGGGAACACTGGTCTGTTGcggggttactcatttttgccagctgagtggactggaataatgtgaaatgaagtgatttgctcaagaactcaatgcatcagccaatccaggaattgaaacctcaatcttacaatcatgagtccaacaccctaaccacaaggccatgatGTGTCTCTGAGTTAAAAAATTAGTTAGATAtgggtgaaacaaaaaaaaaatcatcattacagagaaatactgtgtgtgtgtgtgtggcacaagTATTAGTGTGCAGTTGAGAAATttaattactttaaccctttagtgttcagattattctaccaaaattaatccttttttatccacattgttttgaactaatcatgcattatcttgtagctatgagattctgatgaggtagctgttaatttggTTTGGCTGGCAACGTGAAACTGGCCTCTAACGATTCCCCAAGCTTTTCATCCTGTTTTATGTAAGGCACCAAACCTTTATACGACAAACTATAGAAGAAATAAGCCTTTTGGCTGAAAAGTGAGAGGTCTTTACAATAAAGCCTGTacaagatgatattgtagggttggtgtgagagaccagatctggccagtttgaacataaaacaggcagaatacttttggccggatatggccagtttaaatgctaaagggttaagctaattggatcttttccttttgaacggcagacaatttctagttaactaaacactttaaaacttcgtatactggtagaatgtgtcaaaataaaacattgttttctcttggctttcttgagaaaattgtaatttgtttgtttaacgtagtttaatttttcgaattttaaccaatcctatgctctcttttgagctaaaatcatttgctgcatctaaaactgagacaacatcctgtaactaaccctaaatttttttttcttaattgttaaattaatttaattgttacgcatgttaaaaaaactaaagcaatggaattaaattaatttaacaattaagaaaaaaaatttagggttagggttaggggtgaggtttagggttagttacaggatgttgtctcagttttagacgcagcaaatgattttagttgaatggaggtaatcgattggttaaaattgccgaaatgctaggattttcagacgaaatatcttacaaactatagaattttctcaataaaaccaagagaaaatgatgttttataaacacattctaccagtatacgaagtttaaaattttttagttacctagaaattatgttaaaaactgccgttcaaaaggaaaagatccagctaatttaattaatatatgttaattaattaGCATAACAAATTACGTGTTTTTCATTTGGAATACAAAACCATCTCCAGGAAGTTTTGATTCAATCCAGGGAAAGAAGAAAGCCAGGAACCAGTGAGGACCAAAAACGTTGGTCCAGTTGTGTTTGAAACCCATGTCGAAGCatgtgattttctttttgtattcatACTGTGTCTGTCCGTACAGGATCTGCCTGGCTTGGTTTCTCAGTGACCAGATGAAGAGAAGCAGAAGTAGGAATCCGATGGCACTCATTGTAGTAACAAAAAACGTATATGCATCATAATAACCCAAAACCCATCCAACATGGGGCATCGTAAACGAAATGATGTTGAAGAAGCCGAGAGGCCCCTTTAGTCGGCACACAAACTCATAGTTGAAAAGGTTACAGTAAAGGGCCATGATGAACATATACAGCAGCATAACACAGAAATAGCGCTGGTTTCGGTAGCCGATGCAGCAGCCGGCGAACCAGCAGTGGTGGTCATGTCGAAGGATGCAGACGTTGCAGTTGAGGCAGTGATGTGAACGAGCTGGAACGTGAGCGTTGCAGTCCTGGCAAAATCTCCAGGTTTGACTGACCAAGGGCAAGTGTGTGCGACACCTCACCGATGTGTCCGTCAGCACCAGAAAAATCAGGTTTGCATAGATGTGCGAAATGAGGACAACGAAGACAGTGATGTGCACGACGACGATAAAGGACACTTCGGAATAGTAAGTTGGCATAATGAGAAAACCTTCGTACCACGTCAGCAGAAGCCCTCCAAACAGGAAAACCAAAAGGAAAACTCGGTCAATGATTTTTAAGGGCCATGGATGCCTCTTGTAGGTTTGTGTCTGatctgaaattaaatatataaaaaaaaacatacagttAATTCCTCTGATACAcaatatttcggtcatattatgtggagaaaatctcaagagaaggacatcatgctcggaatggtcagtggcaagagaggaagaggccaaccaagaacccgctggcttgacaccatcaagagtgataccggaatggacatagccaatctgaaagaagcggcccaggatagaattGACTGAAGGACACTGAtccgagtaaccgagagtcgacttcaactgagcggattgatagatagatagatagacacaattTTTCTCTCACCTCTTCATGACCTCTCATTCATACACTCCAACATTAAACATCCAGTGGAGCaggctttcttcatttcttcccaGTCACCACACACCCACAACCATCATGGGCCATGTTTTACTGTCATTCAACATCACACTAtctataaggcgcaggagtggctgtgtggtaagtagcttgtttaccaaccacatggttccaggttcagtcccactgcgtggcaccttgggtaagtgtcttctactacagcctcgggccgaccaaagccttgtgagtggatttggtagacggaaactgaaagaagcccatcgtatatatgtgtatatatatatatatatatattggcctgttcgcttagccagtggggtggcgtcattcgaaggctaaaacaatgcgaacgcattgtgaccagcgatgtgtaaaacatctgatggtctggtcggtcacgtgatatatatatatatatgcgtgtgtgtgtttgtgtgtctgtgtttgtccccctagcattgcttgacaaccaatgctggtgtgtttatgtccccgttacttagcggttcggcaaaagagaccgatagaataactactgggcttacaaaagaataagtcccggggtcgagttgctcaattaaaggcatgctccagcatggctgcagtcaaatgactgaaaacaagtaaaagagtaaagagtatataaaagtTGTTTATTAATTAGCTTTGAGTGTGtaacattttaataaaagaaagcagTTATTAAAGTTCACATTACCtagaaaattcttataaattccaattttaatatgGAGAAGGAGTACACTAAAcaatgtacacctacatacactacATCTGAAAAAACCCAGTATGATCACAGATTgaacatctttgattataatTCTCTTgggtcaggactgacctagggttaaacaaaaacCAATGTGGAGGACACATTACACGATATAGTCCAAGATCAGTGCTCTGCAACCAGTATGCTGCAGTGCACTGGTGTGCCACGTGACAatgctaggtgtgccacagtgtaacctgGATGTAATTATTTTCCTGTACTTTTAGTtgtttttagttcaggtgtgctacCTTAATTGGGAAGGGATTGTGGAGCACTGCCCTAGATACGTTATTTCTGAATaaaggacaggatggtcacagttggaacgacTTTAATCTTAG
Coding sequences within:
- the LOC115230950 gene encoding probable palmitoyltransferase ZDHHC24, producing the protein MVWREDQTQTYKRHPWPLKIIDRVFLLVFLFGGLLLTWYEGFLIMPTYYSEVSFIVVVHITVFVVLISHIYANLIFLVLTDTSVRCRTHLPLVSQTWRFCQDCNAHVPARSHHCLNCNVCILRHDHHCWFAGCCIGYRNQRYFCVMLLYMFIMALYCNLFNYEFVCRLKGPLGFFNIISFTMPHVGWVLGYYDAYTFFVTTMSAIGFLLLLLFIWSLRNQARQILYGQTQYEYKKKITCFDMGFKHNWTNVFGPHWFLAFFFPWIESKLPGDGFVFQMKNT